A segment of the Cololabis saira isolate AMF1-May2022 chromosome 3, fColSai1.1, whole genome shotgun sequence genome:
gaaagagttcagtaaaagtagtattttaatggatcacatgaagatccacactggcgaaaggccgtacttgtgcaacacctgcggaaaatcgtttagAAAATTATCAACAATCGAAAAGCATAAAATGATCCACATGGGCGAGAAGCTCTatgtctgcaaaacatgtggaaaaagttacaggcaaaATTCCagcctggtgattcactcgaggacccacaccggcgaaaggccatacctgtgcaacacctgcggcaaaACTTTTACTTCATTATcacatcttaaacgccacataaccacgcacacgagCCAGAAGCcttacatctgcaaaacatgtggaaaaagttacacagaacgttccggcctgctggttcactcgaggatccacactggcgaaaagccgtacctgtgcaacacctgcggcaaCGCCTTTACTCAATCATCActtcttaaacgccacataaccacgcacacgggcgagaagccctacatctgcaaaacatgtggaaaaagttacaggctacgttccaccctggtggttcactcgaggacccacaccggcgaaaagccgtacctgtgcaacacctgcggaaaaacctttactgaatcatcaactcttaaacggcacataaccacgcacatgGGCGAGAAGctatatttgtgcaagacgtgcaacaaaggttttagcggcagaattgatttgctgagtcacatgaaaaatcacccggaggagaagtctggtgactcgtgacaaatgaagctcatgttgtcgtcctccgggggcagctgtccactcctgtctgacccacagaagaagaacccgcagaagtccaaccaccacctcctgtggctgatgagcctaatcccctccccacaagggttgcaggttcaacctggatttatgcttctccgtcaacttgacccagagggaacgatgtgtatacttttttttttaaagttctgcattgagtttgtttgaatccctgttccttcttaaaatagTTAgtattcatttcaattcaattcaattttatttatatagcgtctaatacaacaaaagttgtctctatacgctttccagagacccatacccagaacatgacccccgagcagttattacataaacaatggcaggtaaaaactcccctagtgggagaaaaacctaataataataataataataataataatacattttatttgtagagcacttttcatgtataatctcaaagtgcattACATAATCAAGGGAAAGTCAGGACACATAAAAGACGAGAAGTAAAAAAAGcgtaaaaatagtaaaaaacatctaagaaagaccagggaaagccttcctgaacaggaaagttttaagcccctttttgaaggtgtccacagactggggttgacgtagtgttcagggagggagttccagatgcgTGGGGCAGCGGAGCAGAAAGCTCGGTCTCCCATGGAGCTGAGTCGTGTGCGGGGCTGATAGAGGAGGTTGGTCTTTTGTGAGCGGAGGTTCcgggtggatgagtgaggggtcaggaggtctttgaggtattgaggggcagtgctgtagatgcagaggtgggtgatgagggcgatcttgaattggattcttgcggttatgggaagccagtgtagtttCTGGAGAGTAGGGGTGATATGGTCGTATTTGCAGGTTCTCATCAGAGTTCGGGCAGcacagttctgaatgagttggaGTTTCCGAAGGTGTTTGTTGgggataccgatgagcaggctgttgcaGTAGTCAAGCCTGGAGGAGATAAGAGCGTGGACGAGTttccttaagccaaacagtggcaagaaaaaactcccctttaggagggaagaaaccttgagcaggaccaggctcataaggggggactcctgccgagggccagactgggggtcagggatggcaacagcacagcaggcaggtggaagcagcaacgggatgacccggggtggggaccgcaggccagcatgcagctcccgaagctccggcccaatcatcaagtcccaggttggggtgcagggtcggggaaaggttgaaaaggggcagggccagggagaggagtcttgagggacgaactttctcccccgcccaaaaggggccgttaccctgcccccctcactcccacactgcaggatccggtgttttgcattcagtgatgctcttcgccaccggcagaggatgctgcaacatggacaaaagagaaaaaagagaagagaagggggggctagcacaagaaactagaggagcgactctaacacactagagtttacactacctagagatttaccaacaccagctagaggtttactgaacactaactataggctttactaaacagaaatgttttaagtttagttttaaaggtggaggtggtgtcagcctccttaacccagattggaagttggttccatagtagtggtgcctgatagcagaatgccagccctccaaatctacatttggatactctaggaactacgagtaaacctgcactctgagaacagagagctctgacaggaacataaggcactatcagatcTTGcgaataatgcggagctaagccgttttgggctttatatgcaagtaataaaattttaaattggattctgaattttattcTGAatgggtaaccaatggagcgacgccaaCACTGGAGACACGTGGAGAGacgttgttgctgttggtatcTTGCCGTCtacacggtgcaaataaagagctgttagtatttgctgaagtttctttatacgtgacagtttatttcgttcatctacaaagcctctctcacacgtcctttttcccatctgtttcttcttcactcacattctatttgtaaagttaatctgcagctccatgttgttaaactctctccatctactccgttcagaggttatatattgtgatgttatcCATAGTTTGCTGACAACTGTAAAAGGctctatgcattttaaaatctgagttgcacgtacatcagattatcgtgataattcatgggacaaactaagtcaaaacaatgtaattcaaatgagccatgctgtgttattgtaactatataaGCTAAAGtttcccaaaaaaaaagaaaactgcaaaagtcctcccactgtacagaactggagacagacaccaattcactaattacaggcctgattctttactcccaacattttctaaaatcttagaaaaagtatttatttacaggttggacaaatgaatgccaatcaaaaggccacgcccctaattacacattaaacttcttgctttatataattccaacctgccacaatacgaggaaaaagaggcttcaaacccctgcagaaaacctgtgggtgattcatgcatgaatgaaccctcattctgagtttgggggttagtttgggatctttattccctctagtggttaaaagttggaaactgcagctttaaatgtgtcttgtatatttatatatttcacaccaaaatcagtttgatagtttgatcagtttgatatttaaatatttggatgtctcaaagacttaccatgtgtattattttaaagcccattgcaataaaagtttcttaacaacataaatgttttataacaaataataaagaacacatgaattaaaaaatatttgtattttatatattgatattaacaatcagaagcttatcatataaattgcgtcagctctcattgtgtcggaaaaaataaaactctttctaaaccttcttgcttgtgttgttttctcagatgtaaatcactttggataaaagcgtctgctaaatgacagaagtcgtagtaaaccagtgatgaaaagaatgttgtatgcattttgttctaattactgtcgttggtaaatgaaatacttactgtaactgcgagaaggaactatgtcgtttgttcagactccactgcagcccttcagagtttgacttcaaataaaacaacaagagaagatctagtgttggaaatattaatggtattgtggaggttatgcagaactggaattactgtgcagttttgttgggttcctgcccacatgggtgttgatggcaacgagaaagcagacaatattgctaaaagagcattgaaattgagtagtgaggtaattatggaaattccttttggtaaaggtgaagcaaaatcatgaattagaaaggcagtgagggattcatggcagaaggtgtgggacaacggtgtaaaagggagacatttttataacatacagaagtcaattaacgtgaaggttttcaaaggaaagtgtaggagagaggaagtcatcatttctagattaagattaggtcatactagtttaaaatcaactctgtatttaatgtcaaagtccgtgtctgataaatgtgatgagtgtgatgtcacagagaatgtagagcatgtgattcttaaatgtggcaagtatgaggtagaaaggaacgctttaagagacaggatgtacgagctgggacgggaatggagtttagtaggttattagggaggagtgaggtgatgagggattgttataaggaaatccttgtctttcttaaagatgcagggatagataataagatttaaatgtggttatcttattttatttaggtatttccttttttcccccctttaagttagactgtaacctggtgtaataatgatcctgatgttacacactccggtacagcaggtggcggtagaacctaataacgttggttgtgatccgccattaaacctagagaagaagaaggagaggacggttctgttgtttcctttctttttcctcttcaacaatgtctaaggtgaatcatctgagagagtttatcggtcagcgactaacagcagctgctgtagaaatattgtcagtgtttgaaaaaagcatcttggagtatgaagaagagctcgaccgtcagcgcagactgttggacctcgcctggaaacctgaaatcagactccacagagtcggtacgtaaccctggaaagttgaatgaatgaacacatgagtatgactcctacaagatccctttgtttccagttaaaagccgtggtgatgaagcaaaccaactaaatgggaaactccccagctcaagcagctgctgatgtgggattcggaaacatcccgaactaacttgttgttctgtttacttggtgctgcctttcatgctccattcacactctggaccagactgatatttcacactttacacttaatcctttattctgtagaaaagatgcagatcacacTGGCTCCGtgtaattttcttctttttttttagagcaAATTCATAGTGTAATAATTTTTGAAGAAGAATATCAAAATTaactgtgtcaaaagctttggATAAATCAAGAAAGATTCCCAAAGTGTATCCATTATTAATGATTGCAGTGTGAATTTTATCAACCAATTGAAGTAAAGCCATTCCTGTAGAATGATTTTTCCTAAATCCATATTggtgtttatacagtatattacagtcctgcaaatgtttcatcattctgttatagaccaatttctccaggatctttgagaaacatgtgagaacagaaatgggccggtagtttctaaatacactatggtctccagatttgtaaacagggactactttggtaattttgaggtcattgggtattattccagtttctagagatttggtgaaaatatgtccacctaatggtcacacagagtaatgcacttgttttcaaataactacatagatgaaggggaagaccgaaggttcaggacaaagtttaaacctcacaaatacaaccaaacaatcaacactgggaagcacttttgacttgttaaaatccaatcgttttgtccctttttgtaattccagaactcccacaagaaaatgtttgtaaggtggaggaggacggggttttcagtgaccagcacctggataacctggagaggagctgcagcccagaccaggaggaaccagggcatccacagactacagaactggaggaagactccagcggtcaggagatgaagcacgaggacgtagaggtggatgtctcattggtcaatctcgctgatgtgaaagttgaaaatggtgaaccaggaccaaactgtgtccagctgctgttgcacacttctcctgaagctcaaaacaaagatgaggaagggactgaaagtttacgctcagactccagtaaaactgcagatccggagccaatgagacgacacggtgaccacgaagatgctgctgtcccgtcagacagcaactgtaaatcaaagctgaccaggacccacacggggaagaaggtatttacttgcagcacttgcaggaaagagttcagtaacagtagtattttaatggatcacatgaagatccacactggtgaaaggccgtacctgtgcaacacctgcgacaaaacctttactgaatcatcagatcttaaacggcacataaccacgcacacgaaCATTATTTTGGGAAGATTCTAGGTTTCAAAGACTGTAATAATTTTCCTTGTTGACTaattaagaaacattttgagtgGATTTCTTTCCCTCAAAACACTCAGAAACACAGCCATGAAACCTTTTGCATAATGTTACACAGAGAACAACCTGCCATCAAGACATTTATGAAAATATCTATATTTTTCCATTTTGCAGGTTTCTACTGAGGAAATGCCTCCAGAAGATTCTAGTGTTACAAAGTCTTCCTCCACAATTGAAGATTTGGAACAGGTATATATTGatacttttaataaacattgtacATTATCTGACTATGAAATACTATTTTATAAATGAATAGCAGCGGGGTGCAAAAAAGATTACTGTAGGTTTTAATCTTAACTCGCACACTGTGCTCGTAAATTATTTCTTCCAGTTtgcacatttccatttttaggaGCAAGTGAAATTCTCGCTCTGTAGAGCCCTGCAGTAACGTCACATTGGACGACCAAAACAGCCAAATCACTGACCAAGTGCAACACTATTAAAACATGCTCCGTTATATCCATAGTAAAGCAATACCAGAATACTATGGAATATATCatctatgtatgtatatatatatatatatatatatatatatatatatatatctcattcAAAAAGGTGTACTTGAAAACAGGGTTTTGTTTCTGTAAATCATATTTGTTTGTATCTGTAACCGTAGTTTTGTAAACTTGTACATAGTAGTAGCTATTAAATATTTAGCTGTATGAAAGTGAGCTTGCAAGTGTCTGAATGCACAGAGTTGTAAAACGGAGTTTGCAAACATGTAGAAGTTTACGAAACTAAGCTTACAGATAAATGCTTGTACTTAAAAGTTTGCAAATCTATAGTTAAAGGTACAAACATAAATTCACAGCTTTACAAAACTATGGTTACAGATATAAAACTTTGTTTTCAAGCACTCCTTTCTGAATGATACAATATTCCATAAAAAAGGTGCAACCAAATCATGTGCTGGTGCAACCAACTTTCTCAGTTGTCGCACCAGTGGACgagttagtctggagcctgtGCAAGACATTTTTGACCTTCTAAAGCTGTATTTCCACACTTATTTTGATCCTGTCActtaacttaaacttaaacaaatgAACACAGACAGACCACGGTGTTAATTTTGAACACGTCTGCTCTTGTTCTCTATCTTAGATGGACACGGAGAATCAGTTCTGCAGTCCAACTGAAATGGATACAGTTGTCAACAGTGAGAGGGTAAGTTGAATGTAATGTAGACATTTGatggacatttgttttttttttaaatacttttaagataaatacatatgattctgaaatgtcttgctgctcaaactgtctggtaacaataaatgttacaataaaaacattccaaCAGTGTCAGAAACATAGCCTGGTGTGTGCAACTGTCTCCCCCTTGGACAAGTGTCTCCAGTGTGTGGGACCTGTGTCCTCCCTCAAGTGGCTTGGCTATAAATGCAGAGGTGAGATATTAAATGAATTGGCACTGTCTGGTGAAAGGTAGTAGGTGTATGTGCTGTGTTCTGTGGTACGATTAACCCCTCTATTAACACCTATGGAGAATGATCCTGGTACAGCATAGGCTACTGTACCTACTATTGTTTCAGTTTAACTATGGTGTCATTATCAAATTGAAGACAGCTACCTTACTTTATTAGAGTGAGATTGAGAGCAGTGTGTGTCATATATGTCATCTAATTCAGATTACATAAAGATGTTTCATTCTGCCTTATTGGCACTGACCAGTTCTGCGAGGGTCGTACTGTAGGTTTTCCTCAATCCACCTTGTTCTCCACTTGGATGTGCGAACATTTACATCAATAAgtgtcagtcagtacgtttacatgcagcaaagagatgggatttctgatcgtatcagataacgACATGCAGAAGACCGGATCACtggtctgagtttacatgctgttcagagatcggataaatggccagagcatggctgactccgtgacgctaggtggcgctgtaaccatggtaaccatttcaacaaagagccacctccggttgacctccacttaacaacaacaagaaaagaCGTCGTACGACGACCtggtctgatttgttgttccgactTTGTTCCCTTTGCTGCCACTAACCTTGCGAGAGGCGCAAAAGCCAcaataaccctttttttttaatttttatatattaaaacgggaaatttacgggaaaatactaatacgggaggacggcgggaaagaggagtaaaatacggtagtttcccagcAAAAACGGG
Coding sequences within it:
- the LOC133440431 gene encoding zinc finger protein 239-like, with product MRRHGDHEDAAVPLDSNCKSKLTRTHMGKKVFSCSTCRKEFSKSSILMDHMKIHTGERPYLCNTCGKSFRKLSTIEKHKMIHMGEKLYVCKTCGKSYRQNSSLVIHSRTHTGERPYLCNTCGKTFTSLSHLKRHITTHTSQKPYICKTCGKSYTERSGLLVHSRIHTGEKPYLCNTCGNAFTQSSLLKRHITTHTGEKPYICKTCGKSYRLRSTLVVHSRTHTGEKPYLCNTCGKTFTESSTLKRHITTHMGEKLYLCKTCNKGFSGRIDLLSHMKNHPEEKSGDS